Proteins from a single region of Psychrobacter cryohalolentis K5:
- a CDS encoding glycerophosphodiester phosphodiesterase family protein: MTISKNSANERAQLYNAVLNRLRRQGSTLPLALISTFLLIGCNEDDGSSAIVPPTLPPTIEPIQTLAYTYGVRPFYLVNDMDDSPLKDELLACKGQTPSKTDFSIAHRGAPLQFPEHTYDSYMASAQMGAGILECDVAFTNDGELVCRHAQNDLHTTTNIVATPLANQCSVPPIIDANGTLTNAADIECRTSDISVRDFKSLTGKMDAANPKATSISAYMNATAPWRTDLYSQNGEVLTLKEHIALASSLGMKHTPELKEPVVTMPFNGYSLDTYRQQLIDTYKVAGVPASDVYPQSFNLADIDYWINNEPNYATNAVYLIDDSNESAAGKIFDKNDPTTWKHSLAELKARGVNIIAPATWLLVTSDGNGKLLPSAYALQAKANGLDILTWSLERSGPLKSGGGWYYGGLSDAINNDGDIMNVIDVLAQEVGVKGIFSDWPATVSYYANCKGLK, encoded by the coding sequence ATGACAATTTCAAAAAATTCAGCGAATGAGCGGGCGCAGCTATACAACGCAGTGCTGAATAGACTCAGACGCCAAGGTTCTACCTTACCTTTAGCACTTATCAGCACTTTTTTATTAATAGGCTGTAATGAAGATGACGGTTCATCAGCGATCGTACCACCTACTCTACCGCCAACGATTGAACCTATACAGACGCTAGCTTATACCTATGGCGTTCGACCATTTTATCTGGTCAACGATATGGATGACAGCCCGCTAAAAGATGAGTTACTGGCATGTAAGGGTCAAACACCTAGCAAGACAGATTTCTCTATCGCCCATCGCGGCGCGCCTCTACAATTTCCTGAGCATACTTATGACAGTTACATGGCCTCAGCACAGATGGGTGCAGGCATTTTAGAGTGCGATGTGGCCTTTACCAACGATGGTGAGCTGGTATGTCGCCATGCCCAAAACGATTTGCATACCACTACCAATATTGTCGCCACGCCATTAGCGAATCAATGTAGTGTCCCACCTATAATAGATGCTAATGGAACTCTCACCAATGCGGCCGATATTGAATGTCGCACTTCAGATATTAGCGTCAGGGATTTTAAAAGCTTAACGGGAAAAATGGACGCCGCTAATCCAAAAGCCACCAGTATTAGTGCCTACATGAATGCGACTGCCCCATGGCGCACCGATTTATATTCACAAAATGGTGAGGTATTGACATTAAAAGAGCATATAGCACTTGCCAGTAGCTTGGGCATGAAGCATACACCTGAGCTCAAAGAACCCGTGGTTACTATGCCATTTAATGGATATAGTTTAGATACTTATCGTCAACAACTGATTGACACTTATAAAGTTGCAGGCGTGCCCGCCAGCGATGTATACCCGCAGTCGTTCAATCTTGCAGATATTGACTATTGGATTAATAACGAACCGAACTATGCCACCAATGCCGTCTACCTCATCGATGATAGCAACGAGAGCGCGGCGGGTAAAATATTTGATAAAAACGACCCAACGACGTGGAAGCATTCATTGGCTGAGCTGAAAGCGCGCGGCGTTAATATCATTGCCCCCGCAACTTGGCTATTGGTCACCAGCGATGGTAATGGCAAGCTGCTACCGTCGGCATATGCCTTGCAAGCCAAAGCCAATGGCCTCGACATTCTCACGTGGTCGCTTGAACGGTCAGGGCCATTAAAAAGTGGTGGTGGCTGGTATTATGGTGGGCTTAGCGACGCTATTAATAACGATGGCGACATCATGAATGTCATTGATGTGCTGGCGCAAGAAGTTGGAGTGAAAGGCATCTTCTCAGATTGGCCAGCAACGGTCAGTTACTATGCCAACTGTAAAGGTTTAAAATAA
- a CDS encoding helix-turn-helix transcriptional regulator, with protein sequence MTHPTQNTPVIPFTDNTPHDTEPTNANSPAMQLPTTGMGRAKDILPFLPFSKTTLFEWSKDGRFPAGKKLSPTMTAWSYADIHEWLNSHTSTTSEV encoded by the coding sequence ATGACACACCCAACCCAAAACACCCCAGTAATTCCTTTTACTGATAACACCCCTCACGATACCGAACCAACCAACGCAAACAGTCCAGCTATGCAACTGCCTACTACTGGCATGGGCAGAGCAAAGGACATTTTGCCGTTCCTACCCTTTAGCAAAACCACCCTTTTTGAATGGTCAAAAGATGGACGTTTCCCAGCTGGCAAGAAGTTAAGCCCTACAATGACCGCATGGAGCTATGCAGACATTCACGAATGGCTTAATTCTCACACCTCAACCACTAGCGAGGTGTAG
- a CDS encoding YagK/YfjJ domain-containing protein — MPYSNFNQPQVVANVHNLVTAILANTISFDDVKTQLNGLYYPFMTHFNTELFYSQPVVAFVYSTNAIVGESYPIDVVWDHDKTQRFIATLSCYRNDIERERITFSYQESQNRNNLANYVGNLTTHYSRLLFVRIDLKYAQQTSHHVSIENFDDHMNKLRELIGNKKTCFEHLHGNAWAVEQGGVNGGLHCHLLLMFDGSKRDNDWYLAKEIGEKWKMITAGLGEYYNYHDPERKQKYQQYGKLGIGMIHRDNPQEVENAIASALYLTKPSKDEQQLKLWLPNMRTFGHGIYRTSKRRGLPPIVK; from the coding sequence ATGCCGTATTCAAACTTCAACCAACCTCAAGTTGTTGCTAATGTCCATAATCTGGTCACAGCCATATTGGCAAATACCATAAGCTTTGATGATGTCAAAACTCAACTGAACGGATTGTATTATCCGTTCATGACACACTTCAATACTGAGCTATTTTATTCACAGCCGGTTGTCGCATTTGTATATAGCACCAACGCTATAGTTGGTGAATCATATCCAATTGACGTCGTCTGGGATCATGATAAAACCCAGCGGTTTATCGCTACGTTATCCTGCTATAGAAATGATATTGAGCGTGAACGCATTACGTTTAGCTATCAGGAGTCGCAAAATAGAAATAATTTAGCGAATTACGTAGGTAATCTCACTACTCACTACTCAAGACTACTATTTGTGCGTATCGATTTAAAATACGCACAGCAGACGAGCCACCATGTATCTATCGAGAACTTTGATGATCACATGAATAAGCTACGGGAGCTTATCGGTAATAAGAAAACTTGCTTTGAGCATTTGCATGGCAATGCTTGGGCAGTTGAGCAAGGAGGAGTGAACGGTGGATTACACTGTCATTTACTGTTGATGTTCGATGGCTCGAAAAGGGACAATGACTGGTATCTAGCTAAAGAGATTGGTGAAAAATGGAAAATGATTACAGCGGGTTTAGGTGAGTACTATAACTACCACGATCCAGAGCGTAAGCAGAAGTACCAACAATACGGCAAATTAGGTATCGGCATGATTCATCGTGATAACCCTCAGGAAGTCGAAAACGCTATAGCTTCAGCTTTATATTTAACTAAGCCAAGTAAAGATGAGCAGCAACTTAAACTGTGGCTACCAAACATGCGCACCTTTGGTCATGGTATTTATAGAACCTCTAAACGTCGCGGACTACCGCCCATAGTAAAATAA
- a CDS encoding tyrosine-type recombinase/integrase, with protein sequence MPLTHTVINKLQPSSTSIDTKRPDKHSDGNGLQLWVRYTGVKSWISAYRWQGKQQTLTIGTYPVMSLQNARQRNIEIKRLIADGVNPKDHKKEQQASQDGLNIFDNIAQSWYAERKTYLAESTFTRNYSAYMRDVKPSIGQKNINDITAPDILAIGKAVESRGANEMARRTIREVGQIFKHAIRNGLATHNPATDLAEAIKPHKTTNHHRITSQQLPKLLTDINAYQGDVLVKLGLWFLCYTFVRTNEIRFMEWSEIDYKHGLWRIPADKMKAKRLHIVPLAPQAMAILEQIKELGFSDQYVFFNTSTRKPYSQSAFINALWNMGYKGKMTGHGFRGLASTTLHEKEFMHEAIELQLAHDRENKISAAYNGAQHLPYRIDMMHQWANFIDDAYAGKLDNVIHTNFRQQKQKHG encoded by the coding sequence ATGCCCTTAACTCATACCGTTATCAATAAGCTACAGCCCAGTAGCACCTCGATTGATACAAAGCGACCTGATAAACATAGTGATGGTAACGGGCTGCAATTATGGGTTCGTTACACGGGCGTTAAGTCATGGATCAGCGCCTACCGCTGGCAAGGTAAGCAGCAAACCCTCACTATTGGCACTTATCCAGTTATGAGCTTGCAGAACGCAAGGCAGCGCAATATTGAGATCAAACGCTTAATAGCTGATGGTGTGAACCCCAAAGATCATAAAAAAGAGCAGCAAGCCAGCCAAGACGGTTTAAATATTTTCGATAACATAGCCCAGTCATGGTATGCAGAACGCAAAACCTACCTAGCAGAAAGCACCTTTACTCGTAACTATTCCGCCTATATGCGCGATGTTAAGCCCTCTATTGGTCAAAAGAACATCAACGACATAACCGCGCCTGATATATTAGCTATTGGCAAAGCAGTAGAAAGCCGTGGTGCTAATGAAATGGCAAGGCGTACCATTAGAGAAGTAGGACAGATATTTAAGCACGCTATCCGCAATGGACTAGCCACACATAACCCAGCCACCGACCTAGCCGAAGCAATCAAACCACACAAAACGACCAACCACCACCGTATTACTAGCCAGCAACTGCCAAAGCTACTAACAGACATCAATGCTTATCAAGGTGATGTACTGGTGAAACTAGGCTTATGGTTTTTATGCTATACGTTTGTGCGTACTAATGAGATCCGCTTCATGGAGTGGTCGGAGATTGACTACAAACATGGCTTATGGCGCATACCAGCCGATAAGATGAAAGCCAAGCGTTTGCATATTGTGCCATTAGCACCGCAAGCAATGGCGATACTGGAACAGATCAAAGAGCTAGGTTTTTCCGATCAGTACGTTTTCTTTAATACCTCAACTCGTAAGCCATACAGTCAAAGCGCGTTTATTAATGCCCTATGGAATATGGGTTATAAAGGCAAGATGACGGGGCACGGGTTTAGAGGGCTTGCCAGTACCACACTACATGAAAAAGAGTTTATGCACGAAGCCATAGAGCTACAGCTGGCACATGATAGAGAAAACAAGATCAGCGCAGCCTACAACGGGGCGCAGCACTTGCCATATAGAATAGACATGATGCACCAATGGGCAAACTTTATTGATGATGCTTATGCTGGCAAATTGGATAACGTCATACATACCAACTTTAGACAACAAAAACAAAAGCATGGCTAA
- a CDS encoding BLUF domain-containing protein: protein MELKLNELSDKNNLNSHHGEHIILRLTYVSRYNTENSNIEVARILEQAQRNNERNGITGALVINENYFLQVIEGARPVINNLLKKLIEDKRHFSLQIIECREIEERYWNKWSMKYLTANDQNKEYVMKYSASNEFNPYLMSTSQITMFIDKLSKLQERQEKRESKMKKS from the coding sequence ATGGAGCTAAAGCTGAATGAGCTCTCCGATAAAAACAATTTAAATAGTCATCATGGCGAGCATATTATCCTGCGTCTAACTTATGTTAGCCGCTATAACACCGAAAATTCAAATATCGAAGTAGCACGTATTCTTGAGCAGGCGCAGCGTAATAATGAGCGCAATGGTATTACTGGTGCATTAGTAATTAATGAAAACTATTTTCTCCAAGTTATTGAGGGCGCAAGACCAGTTATTAACAATCTGTTAAAAAAATTGATTGAGGATAAGCGACATTTTTCTTTGCAAATTATTGAGTGCCGTGAAATTGAGGAACGGTATTGGAATAAATGGTCAATGAAATATTTAACGGCTAATGATCAGAATAAAGAATATGTTATGAAATATTCAGCCAGCAATGAATTCAACCCTTACCTAATGAGTACTTCTCAAATTACAATGTTTATAGACAAGTTATCAAAACTTCAAGAACGACAAGAAAAACGCGAGTCTAAGATGAAAAAATCTTAG
- a CDS encoding DUF927 domain-containing protein produces the protein MTTTPQTTTHEKARAFSTGFTVVMNSFNAVTRQGLADDPTLIKLHELLPPNSLLSVTDDLTTNDASVVPTAGTIALRLHDKQGDIVGAVFYTPNSKAKPIVIDPTGYGAIVIGEVNKGNEIIAFDEAEYGIDAYQCMADDKTTFIISPQKTKQCFKKMVQHWSSGSLLTVPMTIDNKGMINLLAGVNARALLTVADIVTMLHANHSYEAILAADDTQLISLKDTAYYPEWRDDSQLNEPMIYGDGRFELYHDGLFFVKYNDDDPANITFKFKAFVCSPIEVIAKTRDTSSGTWGRLLQWRDDDSVLHTWSMPLSLLQGDAREYRRELASQGLNITTNGKKRNYLDTYIQDYPIHKRALCVDKLGWHDGQYILPDSAIGGDGKQLIVYQSAHAINSTIAQQGTLAQWRDELCKKLADQSRFVFSIACAFAGQLLELLDDDGGGFHLLGSSSMGKSLSLKTASSVWGKPDSYTKTWRSTDNALEGTASEHNDSFLPLDEISECDPRIVGNSVYMLANGKGKGRSTTTGHNRTAKTWRIIFLSNGEESLQNFMAQAGQKTNAGIEVRVAHIDADAGQGLKTFDSLVLADTGAAQADKIKELSHTYYGSAGIAWLEYITNDKAATTATAKQLVSDFMSHYPQLAPQAHRVAKRFAIVAAAGEMATGADITGWQARQATTAVMTCLDNWLDNYGRDGEHEQRQIIKHIQAFIELHGSSRFQPCEKSFYADSEQKVTNRVGYRKQGSDDYYFYINAFEKEVCTPYELKKVTQVLDDASLLITNETNKKTFRVPAPTAKNPKARTRVYAIKSDILSYETDKSTGTARTQRTHHIDQGLEAVHSQRDTRGHSGHSEPQVDELSALSAYPKTRGTAANPVITGDVPLSALSATKKQGTTKQGVIDPDNEIPPFGSEVDYS, from the coding sequence ATGACCACCACACCACAAACCACCACCCATGAAAAAGCCCGTGCATTTAGCACAGGCTTTACAGTGGTAATGAATAGTTTTAATGCAGTCACACGGCAAGGACTGGCAGACGATCCTACTTTAATAAAACTACATGAGCTATTACCGCCCAATAGCTTGTTAAGCGTTACTGATGATCTTACTACAAATGACGCGTCAGTAGTACCGACAGCTGGCACGATAGCCCTACGATTGCATGACAAACAAGGCGATATTGTAGGCGCGGTATTCTACACACCAAACAGCAAAGCAAAGCCCATTGTTATTGATCCTACAGGGTATGGCGCTATCGTCATTGGTGAGGTAAACAAAGGCAATGAGATAATCGCTTTTGATGAAGCAGAATATGGCATTGATGCCTATCAGTGTATGGCAGACGACAAAACAACCTTTATTATTAGCCCTCAAAAGACAAAGCAATGCTTTAAAAAGATGGTGCAGCATTGGAGTAGCGGATCACTGCTAACCGTACCAATGACTATAGATAACAAAGGCATGATAAATCTATTGGCAGGTGTGAATGCTAGGGCATTGCTTACTGTGGCTGATATTGTCACGATGCTACATGCCAATCATAGCTATGAGGCAATACTGGCAGCTGATGACACCCAGCTAATAAGTTTAAAAGACACTGCTTACTATCCTGAATGGCGCGATGATTCACAGCTGAATGAACCGATGATTTATGGTGATGGGCGTTTTGAGCTATACCATGATGGACTGTTTTTTGTGAAGTATAACGATGACGATCCAGCAAACATAACCTTTAAGTTTAAGGCTTTTGTTTGTTCACCGATTGAGGTTATCGCAAAGACACGGGACACAAGCAGCGGTACATGGGGGCGGCTATTACAATGGCGTGATGATGATAGCGTGCTACATACGTGGTCAATGCCGTTATCACTGCTACAAGGTGATGCCCGTGAGTATCGTAGAGAGCTAGCCAGTCAAGGATTGAACATTACCACCAACGGCAAAAAGCGCAATTACTTAGACACCTATATTCAGGACTATCCTATTCATAAACGGGCGTTATGCGTGGATAAGCTAGGCTGGCATGACGGGCAATATATATTACCTGACAGCGCAATAGGCGGCGATGGCAAGCAGTTAATAGTCTATCAGTCTGCCCATGCAATCAATAGCACCATAGCCCAGCAAGGTACATTAGCCCAATGGCGTGATGAACTATGCAAAAAACTAGCAGATCAAAGCCGTTTTGTTTTCTCTATTGCTTGCGCGTTTGCTGGTCAATTGTTAGAGCTGTTAGATGATGATGGGGGTGGCTTTCACCTTTTAGGATCATCAAGCATGGGCAAGTCATTATCACTTAAAACAGCGTCTAGCGTATGGGGCAAGCCTGACAGCTATACTAAGACATGGCGCAGCACTGATAACGCCTTAGAGGGCACAGCCAGCGAGCATAACGATAGTTTCTTACCGCTTGATGAAATCAGCGAATGTGATCCACGGATAGTAGGTAACAGCGTTTACATGTTGGCTAATGGCAAAGGCAAAGGTAGAAGCACCACCACAGGACATAATCGCACTGCTAAGACATGGCGCATTATTTTCTTATCTAATGGTGAGGAGTCGCTACAAAACTTTATGGCACAAGCAGGACAGAAAACGAATGCAGGTATTGAGGTTCGAGTAGCACATATAGATGCTGATGCTGGTCAAGGTTTAAAGACGTTTGATAGTTTGGTACTGGCAGACACAGGCGCAGCACAAGCCGATAAGATCAAGGAGTTATCACACACTTACTATGGATCAGCTGGCATAGCATGGCTGGAATATATCACCAATGACAAAGCAGCGACCACAGCCACCGCCAAGCAGCTTGTAAGTGACTTTATGAGCCATTACCCACAGCTAGCACCGCAAGCGCATAGAGTGGCTAAACGGTTCGCTATTGTTGCCGCGGCTGGTGAGATGGCAACAGGTGCAGACATTACGGGCTGGCAAGCACGACAAGCGACCACAGCCGTTATGACATGCTTAGATAATTGGCTTGATAACTATGGGCGTGATGGTGAGCATGAGCAGCGCCAAATCATTAAACATATTCAAGCATTTATTGAATTGCATGGTAGTAGTCGCTTTCAACCATGTGAGAAGTCTTTTTATGCTGATAGTGAGCAGAAAGTTACTAACCGTGTTGGCTATCGTAAGCAAGGCAGCGATGATTACTATTTTTATATTAATGCGTTTGAAAAAGAGGTGTGCACACCGTATGAGCTTAAAAAAGTAACGCAAGTATTAGATGATGCTAGTCTGCTAATTACCAATGAAACCAACAAAAAGACGTTTAGAGTCCCAGCACCAACAGCAAAGAACCCCAAAGCCCGTACGCGTGTTTATGCCATCAAAAGCGACATACTAAGTTATGAAACTGATAAAAGCACAGGGACAGCGCGGACACAGCGGACACACCATATAGATCAAGGGCTAGAGGCTGTCCACAGCCAAAGGGACACACGCGGACACAGCGGACACAGTGAGCCACAAGTAGATGAATTGTCCGCCTTGTCCGCCTACCCAAAAACACGGGGGACAGCTGCAAACCCAGTAATCACGGGCGATGTCCCCTTGTCCGCCTTGTCCGCCACTAAAAAGCAAGGTACAACAAAACAGGGTGTAATTGATCCTGATAATGAAATACCACCGTTTGGCAGTGAAGTAGATTATTCATAA
- a CDS encoding DUF932 domain-containing protein has product MAHLLESIAYVGDTPWHGLGNELAPKQPIEIWAKQAGMDWRIESSDVSYMASNDKGHNLILPFAEQKVLYRSDNFEPLSVVSQRYQEVQPREILEFYRDLTEQSDFELETAGVLKGGRKLWALARTGQSATLKGKDVSNGYLLLATACDGTLATTAQFTSIRVVCNNTLAISLANGNGGMVKVPHSTSFDADKVKQQLGVSVKQWDEHAYEMKQLSERRVTQAEAANYLSRVFNDQDNDIILFNRAKKEKDAVPNAKAMNQVMQMFNGQGRGATLDAARDTAYGLLCSITEYVDHERRAMSRDHRLDGAWFGSGAKLKQKGLEESLLMLA; this is encoded by the coding sequence ATGGCACATTTATTAGAATCAATTGCCTACGTCGGTGACACGCCCTGGCACGGTCTTGGAAACGAGCTGGCTCCCAAGCAGCCTATCGAGATCTGGGCAAAGCAAGCAGGTATGGACTGGCGTATTGAATCATCGGACGTCAGCTACATGGCTAGTAATGATAAAGGGCACAATCTGATTCTGCCCTTTGCTGAGCAAAAGGTGTTGTACCGTAGCGATAACTTTGAGCCGTTATCTGTTGTTAGCCAGCGCTATCAGGAAGTACAGCCGCGTGAGATTTTAGAATTCTATCGTGATCTTACCGAGCAATCGGACTTTGAGCTTGAGACCGCAGGTGTTCTAAAGGGCGGGCGTAAGCTATGGGCATTAGCACGTACAGGCCAGTCAGCAACGCTTAAAGGTAAAGATGTCAGTAATGGCTATCTCTTGCTGGCAACGGCTTGTGATGGGACGTTAGCGACTACTGCTCAGTTCACCTCTATTCGTGTGGTCTGTAATAACACTCTAGCGATCAGCCTTGCCAACGGCAATGGCGGCATGGTGAAAGTACCGCATTCCACCTCCTTTGATGCCGATAAGGTTAAGCAGCAATTAGGTGTATCCGTCAAACAATGGGATGAGCACGCTTATGAGATGAAGCAGCTATCAGAGCGCCGTGTCACCCAAGCAGAAGCAGCCAATTATCTTAGCCGTGTATTCAATGATCAGGACAATGACATCATTTTATTTAACCGTGCTAAGAAAGAGAAAGACGCTGTGCCTAATGCTAAAGCGATGAATCAAGTGATGCAGATGTTTAACGGTCAAGGACGCGGTGCCACACTCGACGCCGCTCGTGATACGGCTTACGGTTTGCTGTGCAGCATTACGGAGTACGTTGATCATGAACGTAGGGCGATGTCTAGAGACCATCGATTAGATGGCGCTTGGTTTGGCTCTGGCGCTAAGCTTAAGCAAAAGGGCTTAGAGGAATCGCTACTGATGCTGGCCTAA
- a CDS encoding YqaJ viral recombinase family protein, which yields MNMIALNTTTQPRHTKRTTVKIKTPIKTKHGIEDMPKSKLESKPVKPSAHQSTTAKRLVNTKSLSHEDWLQVRRQGIGSSDAAAACGIHPYLSMLELWMIKTGRIDSDIDESIEGYSPLYWGNTLEPMVAKYYQEHTGNKVRRVNAILQHPEQPFMLANLDYAITGNDEVQILECKTAGEHGAKLWKHGVPLYVTCQVQHQLAVTGKAAAHICVLLCGHEAKIYKVERDEYLIASIMEHEHLFWQYVATDTPPTPDHSESAARALKQLYPTPEPSSKVDLTDDDGANKLFEQLLSYRDYMQELEQRHDQVKHQLQSLIQDNEIAVFKKGAISWKRSKDSVSLDSKALTKAHPELLEQFSKTRQGSRRFVILNDN from the coding sequence ATGAACATGATCGCATTAAACACGACGACTCAGCCAAGACACACCAAGCGCACTACTGTTAAGATTAAGACGCCAATAAAGACTAAGCATGGTATCGAAGATATGCCGAAGTCCAAGCTAGAGAGCAAACCCGTTAAGCCGTCTGCTCATCAATCAACCACTGCTAAACGTTTGGTCAATACCAAATCTTTGAGCCATGAGGACTGGCTACAAGTACGCAGACAAGGTATTGGCAGCTCTGATGCTGCTGCCGCTTGTGGTATCCATCCTTATTTGTCTATGCTGGAGCTATGGATGATTAAGACCGGTCGTATCGACTCTGATATCGATGAGAGCATCGAAGGGTACTCGCCATTGTATTGGGGCAATACCTTAGAGCCGATGGTCGCTAAATACTATCAAGAGCATACCGGCAATAAGGTGCGCCGCGTCAATGCCATCTTGCAGCATCCTGAGCAGCCATTTATGCTGGCGAACTTAGACTATGCAATCACTGGTAATGACGAGGTACAGATACTGGAATGTAAAACTGCTGGTGAACATGGTGCCAAGCTATGGAAGCATGGCGTACCGCTCTATGTCACTTGCCAAGTACAACATCAACTGGCGGTCACGGGTAAAGCTGCGGCGCATATTTGCGTTCTGCTTTGTGGACACGAAGCGAAGATTTATAAAGTTGAGCGTGATGAATACTTGATTGCATCCATCATGGAGCATGAGCATCTGTTCTGGCAATACGTAGCAACGGACACGCCTCCAACTCCTGATCATTCGGAATCCGCAGCAAGAGCATTAAAACAGCTTTATCCAACCCCTGAGCCCTCAAGCAAAGTTGATCTAACGGATGATGACGGTGCTAATAAACTGTTTGAGCAATTGCTTAGCTACCGTGACTATATGCAAGAGTTAGAGCAGCGTCATGACCAAGTGAAGCATCAACTGCAAAGCTTAATTCAAGACAATGAGATTGCGGTATTTAAGAAAGGCGCTATCTCTTGGAAGCGCTCTAAAGACAGTGTCAGTCTTGATAGTAAAGCACTAACCAAAGCGCATCCTGAGTTGCTCGAGCAGTTTAGTAAAACCCGTCAAGGCAGTCGTCGCTTTGTCATCCTTAACGATAACTGA
- a CDS encoding helix-turn-helix domain-containing protein: MNTRQPKKSYKQIIHNHMLAGNSLSTYEAFDLWQITCFLQRISELRAQGVVIQDKTIKRNGKTFKEYWIDQPTDNNNDSKGVQS; encoded by the coding sequence ATGAACACACGGCAACCCAAAAAAAGCTATAAGCAGATTATCCATAATCACATGCTGGCAGGTAACAGCCTATCCACTTATGAAGCCTTTGATCTATGGCAAATAACATGCTTTTTACAGCGGATCAGCGAGCTAAGAGCGCAAGGCGTGGTTATTCAAGATAAGACCATCAAACGCAATGGTAAGACGTTCAAAGAGTACTGGATAGACCAGCCAACAGATAACAATAACGACAGCAAAGGGGTGCAATCATGA
- a CDS encoding alpha/beta hydrolase, with the protein MNKYLDAVIVEHNHANKAINRSVIWLHGLGASGHDFEPVVPQLGLADGMAVRFIFPHAPNRPVTVNGGMVMPAWYDILEMSLERKVDIAQIEESAQQIHDLIAREIERGVKPEHIVIAGFSQGGAVAYHVALGYPQRLAGLMALSTYFATNDSVRYSAVNIDMPILIEHGTHDPVVPVILGEQAKQLLSEKGYNVAYHTYPMAHQVCMPQIQNIGKWLNTILA; encoded by the coding sequence ATGAATAAGTATCTAGATGCCGTTATTGTCGAACACAATCATGCAAACAAAGCGATTAATCGATCCGTGATTTGGCTGCATGGTTTGGGGGCTAGCGGTCATGACTTTGAGCCAGTCGTGCCGCAGCTCGGCTTAGCGGATGGAATGGCAGTGCGGTTTATCTTTCCGCATGCACCCAACCGCCCAGTGACGGTCAATGGCGGTATGGTCATGCCCGCATGGTATGATATCCTGGAGATGAGCCTTGAGCGCAAAGTTGATATTGCGCAGATTGAAGAGTCCGCACAACAAATCCATGACTTGATTGCTCGTGAAATCGAGCGCGGTGTGAAACCTGAACATATTGTGATTGCAGGATTTTCGCAGGGCGGGGCAGTGGCGTATCATGTGGCACTCGGTTACCCACAGCGCTTGGCTGGCTTGATGGCGCTTTCTACCTACTTTGCAACCAATGACAGCGTTCGCTATAGCGCTGTCAACATAGATATGCCAATTTTGATCGAGCATGGTACGCATGATCCAGTTGTTCCCGTTATATTAGGCGAACAAGCAAAGCAGTTATTATCAGAGAAAGGATATAATGTTGCTTATCATACCTATCCTATGGCCCATCAGGTATGTATGCCGCAGATTCAAAATATCGGTAAATGGTTAAATACCATACTGGCTTAG